In Paenarthrobacter sp. GOM3, a single window of DNA contains:
- a CDS encoding adenylosuccinate synthase, translating into MPAIVIVGAQWGDEGKGKATDLLGGRVDYVVKPNGGNNAGHTVVVGGEKYELKLLPAGILSPNAIPIIGNGCVVNLEALFQEIDGLEARGADTSRLRVSANAHLVAPYHQVLDKVTERFLGSRAIGTTGRGIGPAYMDKVARLGIRVQDVFDESILRQKVEGSLRQKNELLVKVYNRRDIIADEIVEYFLSFAERLRPLVIDSTLELNNALDEGKVVLMEGGQATFLDVDHGTYPFVTSSNPTAGGASVGSGIGPTRISRSIGIIKAYTTRVGAGPFPTELFDEMGVYLQKTGGEFGVNTGRPRRCGWYDAVLARHASRVNGFTDYFVTKLDVLTGIEQIPVCVAYDVDGVRHDEMPMTQTEFHHAVPIFEYFDGWTEDITGARTLEDLPENARNYVLALEKLSGTRFSAIGVGPDRDQTIVVHDLIND; encoded by the coding sequence ATGCCCGCTATCGTGATCGTCGGAGCCCAGTGGGGCGACGAAGGCAAAGGCAAAGCAACCGATCTGCTCGGTGGCCGCGTTGACTATGTGGTCAAGCCCAACGGCGGTAACAACGCCGGGCACACCGTGGTTGTTGGCGGTGAGAAGTATGAGCTGAAGCTCCTTCCCGCGGGCATCCTGAGCCCCAACGCAATTCCCATTATTGGCAACGGCTGCGTGGTGAACCTTGAAGCCCTGTTCCAGGAAATCGACGGGCTCGAAGCCCGCGGGGCGGACACTTCCCGCCTGCGCGTCTCGGCCAACGCCCACCTCGTAGCCCCGTACCACCAGGTACTGGACAAGGTCACCGAACGCTTCCTCGGCAGCCGCGCTATCGGCACCACCGGCCGCGGCATCGGCCCGGCGTACATGGACAAGGTGGCCCGCCTGGGCATCCGCGTCCAGGACGTCTTTGACGAATCGATCCTCCGCCAGAAGGTGGAAGGCTCGCTGCGCCAGAAGAACGAACTCCTGGTCAAGGTCTACAACCGCCGCGACATCATCGCGGACGAGATCGTGGAGTACTTCCTGTCCTTCGCCGAGCGCCTGCGTCCGCTGGTCATCGACAGCACGCTGGAGCTCAACAACGCCCTGGATGAGGGCAAGGTAGTGCTCATGGAAGGCGGCCAGGCTACGTTCCTGGACGTTGACCACGGCACCTACCCGTTCGTCACCTCCTCCAACCCCACGGCGGGCGGCGCATCAGTCGGTTCGGGCATCGGCCCCACCCGCATTTCGCGGTCCATCGGCATCATCAAGGCCTACACCACCCGTGTTGGCGCCGGGCCGTTCCCCACGGAACTGTTCGATGAGATGGGCGTTTACCTGCAAAAGACCGGTGGCGAATTCGGTGTGAACACCGGCCGTCCCCGCCGTTGCGGTTGGTACGACGCCGTCCTGGCCCGCCACGCTTCCCGCGTCAACGGCTTCACGGACTACTTCGTCACCAAGCTGGACGTCCTCACGGGCATCGAGCAGATCCCGGTGTGCGTTGCCTACGACGTTGATGGTGTGCGCCATGACGAAATGCCCATGACGCAGACCGAGTTCCACCACGCAGTCCCGATCTTCGAGTACTTCGACGGTTGGACCGAGGACATCACCGGCGCTCGCACCCTGGAAGACCTTCCTGAGAATGCCCGCAACTACGTGCTGGCCCTCGAGAAGCTCTCCGGCACGCGCTTCTCGGCCATCGGCGTCGGACCGGACCGCGACCAGACCATCGTGGTTCACGACCTGATCAACGACTGA
- the nagB gene encoding glucosamine-6-phosphate deaminase, producing the protein MQLVVVQGRQELGAAAAKVIAEQVRANPRSVLGIATGASPLPVYAQLAADSGTDYRQTTCFALDEYVGLAAPHPQSYGQFVRDHVSGPLGIAPERIHVPDGLAEDLEDACALFEQEIEAAGGVDLQVLGIGRNGHLAFNEPGSAVGSRTRVVPLSADTRRANARFFPNPSSVPTHAVTQGLGTILAARHLLLLASGPEKASAVERAVNGSVTTDCPASVIQLHPHVTVIADEQAADSLGRVEAMVPTLH; encoded by the coding sequence ATGCAACTCGTAGTTGTTCAAGGTCGCCAGGAACTGGGTGCCGCCGCGGCAAAAGTGATCGCCGAACAGGTTCGGGCAAATCCCAGAAGTGTCCTCGGCATAGCCACAGGTGCTTCGCCGCTGCCTGTCTATGCGCAGCTCGCCGCAGACAGCGGTACTGATTATCGGCAGACCACGTGTTTTGCGTTGGATGAATACGTGGGATTGGCTGCTCCCCACCCCCAGAGTTACGGACAGTTTGTTCGGGACCATGTATCAGGTCCGCTGGGAATCGCGCCCGAACGTATCCACGTTCCCGACGGACTTGCGGAAGACCTCGAGGACGCCTGCGCCCTGTTTGAACAGGAAATCGAGGCAGCGGGAGGAGTCGACCTCCAGGTCCTGGGTATCGGCAGGAACGGGCATCTGGCCTTCAACGAGCCTGGATCAGCAGTCGGCAGCAGGACCCGCGTGGTCCCGTTGTCAGCGGATACCCGGCGGGCGAACGCAAGGTTCTTCCCGAATCCGTCCTCAGTGCCCACCCATGCTGTAACCCAAGGGCTTGGGACCATTCTCGCGGCCAGGCATCTTCTCCTTCTCGCGAGCGGACCGGAAAAGGCCTCGGCTGTGGAGAGGGCAGTGAACGGGTCGGTAACTACCGACTGCCCGGCCTCGGTCATCCAGCTCCATCCCCATGTCACGGTCATCGCGGATGAACAGGCTGCGGATTCATTGGGCCGCGTGGAGGCGATGGTCCCAACACTCCATTAG
- a CDS encoding N-acetylglucosamine kinase has translation MNLAQQQTQPSATNLPPGAFVLAIDGGGSKTDAVALSVEGELLASGRSTGSNHQVLGLEHALSVIDDLATQVHGAVGHRPLVQTSLYLSGMDLPSEIEMFSEAIAGRSWIPQSGNQMPLVDNDLFALLRAGTNQPDAVVVVCGTGINAAGVRADGATARFPALGAISGDSGGGGYLGSRALWHAARSEDGRGPKTLLEVTVPQAFGLSSVMALTEAIHFKRLPARSLVNLCPVLFETSRAGDQVAAAEVDHQAHEIVLMAVTALRRLHLENASVPVVLGGGVLAAGDARLMAGVERGLRELAPHAYMQLVTSPPILGAGMLALEAAGAAGPILDKARTAIENLAPVQ, from the coding sequence ATGAACCTGGCGCAGCAGCAAACCCAGCCCTCGGCAACAAACCTGCCGCCCGGAGCCTTTGTCCTGGCCATCGACGGCGGTGGCTCCAAAACCGACGCCGTCGCCTTGAGCGTGGAGGGCGAGCTGTTGGCAAGCGGTCGAAGCACGGGCTCCAACCACCAGGTCCTGGGGCTCGAACATGCGCTGTCGGTGATCGACGACCTTGCAACGCAAGTCCACGGAGCGGTGGGCCACAGGCCTTTGGTTCAAACGAGCCTGTATCTCTCCGGCATGGACTTGCCTTCAGAAATCGAGATGTTCTCTGAAGCCATCGCAGGCAGAAGCTGGATCCCGCAGTCCGGTAACCAGATGCCCCTGGTCGATAACGACCTGTTTGCCCTCCTGCGTGCCGGCACCAACCAGCCGGATGCCGTGGTGGTGGTCTGCGGGACCGGAATCAACGCCGCCGGCGTCCGGGCGGATGGTGCCACGGCCAGGTTCCCGGCACTCGGTGCTATTTCAGGTGATAGCGGCGGTGGGGGCTACCTGGGCTCGCGTGCCTTGTGGCATGCTGCCCGGTCCGAGGACGGGCGGGGTCCCAAGACCCTGCTTGAAGTCACCGTACCCCAAGCCTTCGGGCTGTCCAGCGTCATGGCATTGACCGAGGCCATTCACTTCAAGCGACTTCCGGCCAGGTCATTGGTCAATCTCTGCCCAGTGCTTTTCGAAACATCCCGGGCCGGCGATCAGGTGGCTGCTGCAGAGGTGGACCATCAGGCTCACGAGATTGTCCTTATGGCGGTAACGGCCCTCCGGCGCTTGCACCTCGAGAATGCGTCAGTCCCGGTGGTGCTGGGCGGCGGTGTCCTGGCAGCAGGAGACGCCCGGCTGATGGCGGGGGTGGAACGCGGGCTGCGGGAACTGGCGCCGCATGCCTACATGCAGTTGGTCACGTCCCCTCCAATACTCGGCGCGGGCATGCTGGCCCTGGAGGCGGCAGGTGCGGCCGGCCCCATATTGGACAAGGCACGAACGGCCATTGAAAACCTCGCTCCGGTGCAATGA
- a CDS encoding 6-phospho-beta-glucosidase — protein MKVAVIGGGSTYTPELIDGFARLREVLPITELWLVDPDESRLELVSGLARRIFSRAGHTGIIKTTSVVGDGVSDADIVLIQLRVGGQTARHGDETFPHKGCCIGQETTGPGGFAKALRTVPVVLDIAETVRAKAKPGAWIIDFTNPVGIVTRALQQAGHRAVGLCNVAIGFQRKFADLLGTDHSKVSLNHVGLNHLTWELGVNLRTDQGTRDVLPELLKSDIDHIASDVRMPQALLRLQGAVPSYYLRYYYLHDTVLGEQQYGRSRAQEVQDVESALLAKYADPSLAVKPEELSQRGGAFYSEAAVDLMASLTSNRGDTQIVNVRNDGALPFLPDDHVIEVPAVIESDKLTVQPIAPLPEDMRGLISAVAGYERLALDAALHGGRDRVVRAMLAHPLVGQYEKAERLTDLLLAENQQYLTWAR, from the coding sequence ATGAAAGTTGCTGTCATTGGTGGCGGATCCACCTACACACCTGAACTCATCGATGGCTTCGCCCGGCTGAGGGAGGTCCTTCCGATTACTGAGCTGTGGCTGGTGGACCCCGACGAGTCAAGGCTGGAGCTGGTGTCCGGACTGGCCCGCCGGATCTTCTCCCGCGCCGGCCACACCGGAATCATCAAAACGACGTCCGTCGTGGGCGACGGGGTCAGCGACGCTGACATTGTGCTGATTCAGCTGCGTGTCGGTGGACAGACGGCCCGACACGGAGATGAGACATTCCCCCATAAAGGCTGCTGCATCGGCCAAGAGACCACAGGTCCGGGCGGCTTTGCCAAGGCGCTCCGAACCGTCCCGGTAGTCCTTGACATCGCCGAAACGGTCCGGGCCAAGGCGAAACCGGGTGCATGGATCATCGATTTCACCAATCCCGTGGGGATCGTAACCCGCGCCCTGCAGCAAGCCGGTCATCGCGCCGTCGGGCTCTGCAACGTTGCCATCGGCTTCCAGCGCAAGTTTGCAGACCTGCTGGGCACTGACCACAGCAAGGTGTCACTGAACCACGTCGGTCTAAACCACTTGACCTGGGAACTCGGAGTCAACCTCCGCACGGACCAGGGCACCCGTGACGTATTGCCGGAACTGCTCAAGTCCGACATCGACCACATTGCCTCGGACGTTCGCATGCCCCAGGCACTGCTGCGGCTACAGGGCGCCGTGCCCTCCTACTATTTGCGCTACTACTACTTGCACGACACTGTGCTGGGCGAGCAGCAATATGGCCGAAGCCGGGCACAGGAAGTCCAGGACGTTGAGAGCGCACTGCTGGCCAAATACGCGGACCCCTCCCTTGCTGTTAAGCCTGAGGAACTAAGCCAGCGGGGCGGCGCCTTCTACTCCGAAGCCGCAGTGGACCTGATGGCTTCACTGACCTCCAATCGCGGCGACACCCAAATAGTGAACGTTCGGAACGATGGCGCATTGCCGTTCCTGCCGGATGACCACGTCATTGAAGTACCCGCCGTGATCGAGTCGGACAAGCTAACCGTGCAGCCTATAGCGCCGTTGCCCGAGGACATGCGCGGCCTCATCAGCGCTGTGGCCGGCTACGAACGTTTGGCTTTGGACGCCGCACTGCACGGCGGCCGGGACCGCGTTGTGCGAGCTATGCTCGCCCACCCTCTGGTAGGCCAGTACGAGAAGGCAGAACGACTCACCGACCTCCTCCTGGCCGAAAACCAGCAATACCTGACTTGGGCACGATGA
- a CDS encoding carbohydrate ABC transporter permease, which translates to MALSLTASKVSGGRQGQKFLSWVGLHAVAIALAIGFIAPILFIILTALMSDQQALTKDLWPTSWHWENFATVFEKAPLLQYFFNSLLYAGLATVFMLISSVPVAYALSRMKWRGRNTMFYLVIVAMMLPPQVVAVPMYVVWAQLGLTGTLWPLIIPNLFGDAFSIFLLRQFLITIPQSYSDSARVDGASEFGVLCRIILPMARPGIAAAALFSFLNTWNDYFGPILYTGENTGNWTLSLGLASFRSVHQVQWNLTMAATLLVMAPVILLFFFAQKQFIEGIKFSGVKG; encoded by the coding sequence ATGGCGTTATCACTTACGGCAAGCAAGGTGAGCGGTGGGCGGCAGGGCCAAAAGTTCCTTTCCTGGGTGGGGCTTCATGCAGTAGCCATCGCCTTGGCCATCGGATTCATCGCCCCGATCCTGTTCATCATCCTGACGGCCTTGATGAGCGACCAGCAGGCATTGACCAAGGACCTTTGGCCTACTTCCTGGCATTGGGAGAACTTTGCAACTGTGTTTGAGAAAGCACCCCTGCTGCAATACTTCTTCAACTCGTTGCTTTATGCCGGGTTGGCCACCGTCTTCATGCTCATATCCAGCGTGCCCGTGGCATACGCCCTTTCCCGAATGAAGTGGCGTGGCCGGAACACCATGTTTTACCTGGTGATTGTGGCAATGATGCTCCCACCCCAGGTGGTGGCCGTTCCCATGTACGTGGTGTGGGCCCAGCTGGGACTGACGGGCACATTATGGCCGCTCATCATTCCAAACCTGTTTGGCGACGCATTCAGCATCTTCCTGCTACGCCAGTTCCTGATCACCATTCCGCAGTCGTACTCGGACTCCGCGCGTGTGGACGGGGCCAGTGAATTCGGCGTCCTTTGCCGGATAATTCTTCCGATGGCCCGTCCGGGAATCGCGGCCGCCGCGCTGTTCAGCTTCCTTAACACGTGGAACGACTATTTCGGACCCATTCTCTACACCGGCGAAAACACCGGGAACTGGACACTGTCCTTGGGGCTTGCCTCTTTCCGCAGCGTCCATCAGGTCCAGTGGAACCTCACCATGGCTGCCACTTTACTGGTGATGGCCCCGGTCATTCTGCTCTTTTTCTTCGCACAAAAACAATTCATCGAGGGCATCAAGTTCTCGGGAGTCAAAGGATAA
- a CDS encoding carbohydrate ABC transporter permease yields the protein MSATTMPTRPAPPASTRTSPSGSAGVKHRRKLTVLAFMSPWIVGLTLFFLYPLLATSYYSLTNFDLISDPQWTGFSNYVFMFTKDPLMWKAIGNTAWLTVVITVGRVGFGLLAAMVLVKIKRGAGVFRTLFYLPALAPPVAASLAFVFILNPSTGPLNQFLGVFGIEGPLWFNDPAFAKPALSVMALWTSGTIIVILLASLLDVPGELYEAASLDGANAWHQFRHITLPSIAPVLMFSIVNSIIVGLQFFTEAVVAGSVASGSTATAGSSLTIGYPDNSTLTFPMWLYEQGFHQYHMGYASAMAIVLFAVSAVFTVILVRRMRSAGIGEEE from the coding sequence ATGAGCGCAACCACCATGCCCACCCGGCCCGCGCCTCCGGCATCGACAAGGACCAGCCCGTCAGGGTCCGCCGGGGTCAAGCATCGGCGGAAGCTGACCGTCCTGGCTTTCATGTCACCGTGGATAGTAGGCCTCACCCTCTTCTTCCTCTATCCGCTGCTCGCCACTTCCTATTACTCCCTGACCAACTTCGACCTGATCAGCGATCCGCAGTGGACTGGCTTCAGCAATTACGTCTTCATGTTCACCAAGGACCCGTTGATGTGGAAGGCAATCGGGAATACCGCGTGGTTGACGGTTGTCATCACCGTCGGCCGAGTGGGTTTTGGTCTGCTGGCGGCGATGGTCTTGGTGAAGATCAAACGCGGTGCAGGTGTCTTCAGGACGCTTTTCTACCTGCCGGCACTCGCCCCGCCGGTAGCCGCCTCGCTGGCGTTCGTCTTCATCCTGAATCCGTCCACCGGACCGCTCAACCAATTTCTGGGTGTGTTTGGGATTGAAGGACCGCTGTGGTTCAACGATCCAGCCTTTGCTAAACCAGCCCTCTCAGTGATGGCGCTTTGGACATCGGGCACCATCATCGTCATTCTGTTGGCCTCCCTGCTGGATGTTCCCGGTGAACTCTATGAAGCAGCTTCCCTGGACGGCGCAAACGCCTGGCACCAGTTCCGGCATATCACTTTGCCGTCCATTGCCCCCGTGCTCATGTTTTCCATCGTGAACTCGATCATCGTCGGGCTGCAGTTCTTCACGGAGGCTGTGGTGGCAGGATCCGTGGCCTCGGGCAGTACGGCCACAGCCGGTTCCAGCCTGACTATCGGATATCCGGATAACTCAACACTGACCTTTCCCATGTGGCTTTATGAACAGGGTTTTCATCAGTACCACATGGGATACGCCTCCGCCATGGCAATCGTCCTGTTCGCGGTATCCGCAGTCTTTACCGTCATATTGGTCCGCCGGATGCGTTCCGCCGGAATCGGAGAGGAGGAGTAA
- a CDS encoding ABC transporter substrate-binding protein, translated as MKKASNFLGLGLVIALATTGCGGVGASKPTGAAPPPSDDQKVTLTVWSGFADRELDALQTVLDKFHSAHPNITIKSEGSQDDDKITQAIRGGNAPDLAISFTTDNIGQFCSSGSFQDLKPYLERDKVDLGKIPEATKDYTQFNGTRCAMPLLADVYGLYYNKAMFDAAGLTSPPKTMSELSDYARKLTQFNPDGSIKVAGFVPTPAFYENTIQTLAPQFGAKWQTPDGKSALSSDPGWKEMLKWQKDLTDFFGADKLTKFTAQSGQEYSADNDFQAGKIAMIMDGEYRTAFADREAKDLKYATAPFPVADSKPELYGTAYTTGTIAGIPKGAQNAGASWELLKYLTTDADALVSLSNSLKNVPTSTDALASPKLESTEQFKTFLDLFHGGKLANSPASPNGGAYLKIAQDFALKYVAGDSTDLDSGLQEVDKHIDDSAQLGK; from the coding sequence ATGAAAAAGGCATCGAACTTCCTTGGATTAGGCCTGGTTATCGCCCTTGCCACCACCGGCTGTGGAGGCGTGGGCGCTTCGAAACCCACCGGAGCAGCACCCCCGCCTTCCGATGATCAAAAAGTCACCCTTACTGTCTGGAGCGGCTTCGCCGACCGGGAGTTGGACGCTCTCCAGACGGTGCTGGATAAGTTCCACTCTGCCCACCCCAACATCACGATCAAGAGCGAAGGCAGCCAGGACGACGACAAGATTACCCAAGCCATCAGGGGCGGGAATGCACCGGACCTGGCGATCTCGTTCACCACCGACAACATCGGCCAATTCTGCAGCTCTGGATCCTTTCAGGACCTGAAGCCCTATTTGGAGAGAGACAAAGTCGATCTGGGAAAAATCCCCGAGGCAACCAAGGACTACACGCAGTTCAACGGCACCCGGTGCGCCATGCCGCTTTTGGCCGATGTTTACGGGCTTTATTACAACAAGGCGATGTTCGACGCCGCCGGGCTCACGTCGCCGCCGAAGACCATGAGTGAACTCTCCGACTATGCCCGGAAACTGACCCAGTTCAACCCCGACGGCAGTATCAAAGTCGCTGGTTTTGTGCCCACGCCTGCGTTTTACGAGAACACAATCCAGACCCTGGCCCCCCAGTTCGGCGCCAAGTGGCAGACTCCGGACGGCAAGTCTGCACTGTCATCGGACCCGGGCTGGAAGGAGATGCTTAAGTGGCAGAAAGATTTGACGGACTTCTTCGGCGCGGACAAGTTGACCAAGTTCACGGCCCAGTCCGGCCAGGAGTACTCGGCGGACAACGACTTCCAAGCGGGGAAGATCGCCATGATCATGGACGGCGAGTACCGCACGGCGTTTGCTGATCGTGAGGCGAAGGACCTTAAGTACGCCACGGCACCCTTCCCCGTGGCCGATTCCAAACCGGAACTCTACGGAACCGCCTACACCACGGGAACCATCGCGGGCATCCCCAAGGGCGCCCAGAACGCTGGCGCATCCTGGGAGTTGTTGAAGTACTTGACCACAGACGCCGACGCCCTGGTGTCCCTGTCGAACTCGCTGAAGAACGTCCCCACCTCCACCGATGCCCTCGCGTCTCCGAAACTTGAGTCAACGGAGCAGTTCAAGACGTTCCTTGACCTTTTCCACGGCGGAAAACTGGCCAACAGTCCTGCCTCCCCAAATGGTGGAGCCTACTTGAAGATCGCACAGGACTTCGCACTGAAGTACGTTGCAGGGGACTCCACAGATCTCGACAGCGGGCTCCAGGAAGTCGATAAGCATATCGACGACAGCGCGCAATTGGGCAAGTGA
- a CDS encoding ROK family transcriptional regulator, which yields MAIGAPQRLRILNDQTALGFILDAGSISRAELEKLTGLSKPATTELLNRLEAAGLAEKSGKRDGGPGPSAQLWRVRPEAGYGAAVEVQPGRITVTIADLAATPVAHVQQSWNESSGAADVGRCIDAACDDAGLVRSQLLHLVVAIPGALDPRTGMLRYAPHLPAWNGTNVTAALRSELGIPTEVENDVNLMALSEMKNGLAEQAENFALVWIDDGVGSAIVLRKELFTGLTGGAGEIDYLPVSAGPGTGTEDPQERLKLGDLLSPEAITDLATAHGLKYPLPEKAIAAAAAHDVVHPFIQDLASRIALGLAAVVTVLDPDLIMLGGKFGAAGGQNLASVVQEELSRVLATSPASATRIVSYPVTDGAALSGALQTALAKARDKAFATGSIVTP from the coding sequence ATGGCAATAGGCGCACCGCAACGGCTCCGCATCCTGAACGACCAGACCGCACTGGGCTTTATTTTGGATGCCGGCTCCATTTCGCGTGCGGAACTGGAAAAACTCACAGGGCTCTCCAAACCGGCCACCACCGAGCTCCTTAACCGCCTTGAGGCTGCAGGACTGGCGGAAAAGTCAGGAAAGCGCGACGGCGGTCCGGGGCCCAGTGCCCAGCTCTGGAGAGTCCGCCCTGAAGCAGGTTACGGTGCAGCTGTCGAGGTGCAGCCTGGCAGAATCACCGTGACCATAGCAGACCTCGCCGCCACCCCGGTTGCCCACGTCCAACAAAGCTGGAACGAGAGCAGCGGAGCTGCCGACGTGGGACGCTGCATCGACGCGGCTTGTGATGATGCAGGATTGGTCCGCAGCCAACTTCTGCATTTGGTGGTTGCCATTCCAGGCGCACTGGATCCCCGCACCGGTATGCTCCGCTACGCGCCCCATCTCCCAGCTTGGAACGGAACCAACGTCACTGCGGCGCTGCGGTCCGAACTGGGAATCCCCACAGAAGTAGAGAATGATGTCAACCTCATGGCCTTGTCCGAGATGAAGAACGGCCTCGCAGAGCAAGCCGAGAACTTCGCCTTGGTATGGATTGATGACGGCGTTGGCTCAGCTATCGTCCTGCGCAAGGAATTGTTCACCGGCCTCACGGGCGGAGCGGGTGAAATCGACTACCTCCCGGTGTCGGCGGGCCCTGGTACGGGCACTGAGGACCCGCAGGAGAGACTGAAGCTGGGCGACTTGCTCAGCCCGGAGGCCATAACCGACCTTGCCACGGCTCATGGTTTGAAGTATCCCCTGCCGGAGAAAGCCATCGCCGCAGCGGCCGCCCACGACGTGGTACACCCCTTCATTCAAGACCTCGCCAGCCGGATAGCCCTGGGACTGGCCGCCGTCGTTACTGTCCTCGACCCCGATCTCATCATGCTTGGGGGAAAATTCGGAGCCGCTGGAGGTCAAAACCTGGCCTCAGTGGTGCAAGAAGAGCTTTCCCGCGTTCTGGCGACGTCACCGGCGTCGGCCACCCGCATTGTCTCCTACCCCGTCACTGACGGGGCAGCCCTGTCCGGGGCACTCCAAACAGCCCTTGCCAAAGCAAGGGACAAGGCGTTTGCAACCGGATCCATAGTTACACCCTGA